One segment of Buteo buteo chromosome 6, bButBut1.hap1.1, whole genome shotgun sequence DNA contains the following:
- the RAPSN gene encoding 43 kDa receptor-associated protein of the synapse isoform X2, whose product MRLFNAWEMGQDQTKQQIEKGLHLYQSNQTEKALRVWMRVLEKSADPAGRFRVLGCLITAHAEMGRYKDMLKFAVVQIDTARELEDPDFLTESYLNLARSNEKLCEFQKTISYCKTCLNMQGTTVSLQLNGQVSLSMGNAFLGLSIFQKALECFEKALRYAHNNDDKMLECRVCCSLGNFYAQIKDYEKALFFPCKAAELVNDYGKGWSLKYRAMSQYHMAVAYRKLGRLADAMDCCEESMKIALQHGDRPLQALCLLCFADIHRSRKDLQTAFPRYDSSMSIMTEIGNRLGLIQVLLGVTKCWMIQKELDKALEGMSALVGQAPYAHCPRCDLLKCHSPEYSPKPVLQLASPSFHFSCYSSQYQLPNKSALESIEKAQELAEGLGNKLGLLKLHCLCERIYRTKGQQQELRDHVVKFHECVEEMELYCGMCGESIGEKNNQLQALPCSHFFHLKCLQTNGTRGCPNCRRLSVKPGYV is encoded by the exons ATGAGGCTTTTTAATGCATGGGAGATGGGTCAGGACCAGACAAAGCAACAAATAGAGAAAGGACTCCATCTTTACCAGTCTAATCAGACCGAAAAGGCCCTGCGAGTCTGGATGAGGGTTTTGGAGAAGTCTGCGGATCCTGCTGGCAGGTTTCGGGTTTTGGGTTGCCTCATCACTGCTCACGCAGAGATGGGCAGATACAAAGATATGCTGAAG TTTGCAGTGGTACAGATTGACACAGCACGGGAGCTGGAAGACCCAGATTTCCTTACAGAGAGCTACCTAAACCTGGCTCGCAGCAATGAGAAACTCTGTGAATTCCAGAAAACAATCTCTTACTGTAAGACGTGCCTGAACATGCAGGGTACCACTGTGAGCCTGCAGCTGAATGGCCAGGTGAGCCTCAGCATGGGCAATGCCTTCTTGGGCCTCAGCATTTTCCAGAAGGCTTTGGAGTGCTTTGAGAAAGCTTTACGCTATGCGCACAACAACGATGACAAGATGCTGGAGTGTCGAGTCTGCTGCAGCCTTGGGAACTTCTACGCCCAGATAAAG GACTACGAGAAAGCCTTGTTCTTTCCTTGTAAAGCAGCTGAGCTGGTGAATGATTATGGAAAGGGCTGGAGCTTGAAGTACCGTGCAATGAGCCAGTATCACATGGCAGTGGCCTATCGGAAACTGGGGCGCTTGGCAGATGCTATGGACTGCTGTGAG GAGTCCATGAAGATTGCCCTGCAGCATGGTGACCGGCCTCTGCAAGCGCTGTgtctgctgtgctttgcagatATCCATCGCAGTCGCAAAGACTTGCAG ACAGCCTTTCCTCGGTATGATTCCTCCATGAGCATCATGACAGAGATTGGAAACCGCCTGGGCCTGATCCAGGTGCTGCTAGGAGTGACTAAGTGCTGGATGAtccagaaggagctggacaAG GCATTGGAGGGAATGTCTGCCCTGGTGGGTCAGGCACCTTATGCCCATTGCCCCAGATGTGACCTCCTCAAATGTCACAGCCCTGAATACTCACCCAAGCCTGTTCTTCAGCTTGCCAGTCCCAGTTTCCATTTCTCATGCTACTCATCCCAATATCAGTTACCTAATAAATCA GCTCTGGAAAGCATTGAAAAGGcacaggagctggcagagggaCTAGGGAACAAG CTTGGCCTGCTGAAGCTCCACTGCCTTTGTGAAAGGATCTATCGCACGAAGGGGCAGCAGCAAGAACTGCGTGACCATGTAGTGAAGTTCCATGAATGCGTGGAGGAGATGGAGCTGTACTGTGGCATGTGTGGAGAGTCCATTGGGGAGAAGAACAACCAGCTCCAGGCGCTGCCTTGCTCCCACTTCTTCCACTTAAA GTGCCTCCAGACCAACGGGACCCGGGGCTGCCCCAACTGCCGCCGCTTGTCGGTGAAGCCCGGCTACGTCTGA
- the RAPSN gene encoding 43 kDa receptor-associated protein of the synapse isoform X1 encodes MRLFNAWEMGQDQTKQQIEKGLHLYQSNQTEKALRVWMRVLEKSADPAGRFRVLGCLITAHAEMGRYKDMLKFAVVQIDTARELEDPDFLTESYLNLARSNEKLCEFQKTISYCKTCLNMQGTTVSLQLNGQVSLSMGNAFLGLSIFQKALECFEKALRYAHNNDDKMLECRVCCSLGNFYAQIKDYEKALFFPCKAAELVNDYGKGWSLKYRAMSQYHMAVAYRKLGRLADAMDCCEESMKIALQHGDRPLQALCLLCFADIHRSRKDLQTAFPRYDSSMSIMTEIGNRLGLIQVLLGVTKCWMIQKELDKALESIEKAQELAEGLGNKLGLLKLHCLCERIYRTKGQQQELRDHVVKFHECVEEMELYCGMCGESIGEKNNQLQALPCSHFFHLKCLQTNGTRGCPNCRRLSVKPGYV; translated from the exons ATGAGGCTTTTTAATGCATGGGAGATGGGTCAGGACCAGACAAAGCAACAAATAGAGAAAGGACTCCATCTTTACCAGTCTAATCAGACCGAAAAGGCCCTGCGAGTCTGGATGAGGGTTTTGGAGAAGTCTGCGGATCCTGCTGGCAGGTTTCGGGTTTTGGGTTGCCTCATCACTGCTCACGCAGAGATGGGCAGATACAAAGATATGCTGAAG TTTGCAGTGGTACAGATTGACACAGCACGGGAGCTGGAAGACCCAGATTTCCTTACAGAGAGCTACCTAAACCTGGCTCGCAGCAATGAGAAACTCTGTGAATTCCAGAAAACAATCTCTTACTGTAAGACGTGCCTGAACATGCAGGGTACCACTGTGAGCCTGCAGCTGAATGGCCAGGTGAGCCTCAGCATGGGCAATGCCTTCTTGGGCCTCAGCATTTTCCAGAAGGCTTTGGAGTGCTTTGAGAAAGCTTTACGCTATGCGCACAACAACGATGACAAGATGCTGGAGTGTCGAGTCTGCTGCAGCCTTGGGAACTTCTACGCCCAGATAAAG GACTACGAGAAAGCCTTGTTCTTTCCTTGTAAAGCAGCTGAGCTGGTGAATGATTATGGAAAGGGCTGGAGCTTGAAGTACCGTGCAATGAGCCAGTATCACATGGCAGTGGCCTATCGGAAACTGGGGCGCTTGGCAGATGCTATGGACTGCTGTGAG GAGTCCATGAAGATTGCCCTGCAGCATGGTGACCGGCCTCTGCAAGCGCTGTgtctgctgtgctttgcagatATCCATCGCAGTCGCAAAGACTTGCAG ACAGCCTTTCCTCGGTATGATTCCTCCATGAGCATCATGACAGAGATTGGAAACCGCCTGGGCCTGATCCAGGTGCTGCTAGGAGTGACTAAGTGCTGGATGAtccagaaggagctggacaAG GCTCTGGAAAGCATTGAAAAGGcacaggagctggcagagggaCTAGGGAACAAG CTTGGCCTGCTGAAGCTCCACTGCCTTTGTGAAAGGATCTATCGCACGAAGGGGCAGCAGCAAGAACTGCGTGACCATGTAGTGAAGTTCCATGAATGCGTGGAGGAGATGGAGCTGTACTGTGGCATGTGTGGAGAGTCCATTGGGGAGAAGAACAACCAGCTCCAGGCGCTGCCTTGCTCCCACTTCTTCCACTTAAA GTGCCTCCAGACCAACGGGACCCGGGGCTGCCCCAACTGCCGCCGCTTGTCGGTGAAGCCCGGCTACGTCTGA